The following are encoded together in the Rhodothermaceae bacterium genome:
- a CDS encoding HAMP domain-containing histidine kinase, translating into MVWPSRTRRWGFPARAPTRTWMFLTFALFVGLAAGGFTFYLALNLSERIRRAAHESHLVNTEHLASLILSTEDLTSKIPHEWVESLGPAAATVLQLDDLYIFIGHNDSLYWKNAPLEDTVILEILSRTYVEEPFFDVTTIGNDQRIKIGAIRRDEVVIGLVRPVSALYALAADIRNRMIAGIGLALFMAMIGAWIASNQVTKPLRTIVRTARRIVEGDYGTPIKISSRAAEFQDLGYSLEYMSRIYTKKINELEDVTKLQREFISNMSHEVRNPIFAIGGFLEALGSPKLSEKHRQRYSAKGLQNLKRLNHLFGSLIDIARLENRDQPLNISRCNLATFTLDAKEILGYQAQKKDLRLELDEQHTWVQADEDQIRQVFLNLIHNAIRYSTSGTVRCRFRKRLDKVRVEVIDDGQGIPENHLNLIFERFHRVDHSRARRDGGVGLGLAIVKQILQKHGESIHVESIVGRGSRFWFELPLSPEEPEP; encoded by the coding sequence ATGGTCTGGCCATCTCGCACTCGTAGATGGGGATTCCCAGCCCGGGCTCCCACGCGAACATGGATGTTTCTCACGTTTGCACTTTTTGTGGGGCTCGCTGCTGGCGGTTTCACCTTTTATTTGGCCCTGAATTTAAGTGAACGCATTCGCAGGGCTGCCCATGAGAGCCACCTCGTTAATACGGAGCACCTTGCTTCGCTCATCCTATCCACGGAGGATTTAACCTCTAAAATACCCCATGAATGGGTTGAGAGCCTGGGCCCCGCAGCTGCCACGGTTCTGCAACTCGACGATCTATACATATTTATTGGACATAATGATTCTCTGTACTGGAAAAATGCTCCCTTAGAGGACACTGTCATCCTTGAGATCCTCTCTCGCACCTACGTTGAAGAGCCTTTTTTTGATGTAACTACTATCGGAAATGATCAAAGAATCAAGATCGGAGCGATTCGGCGGGACGAGGTTGTGATTGGGCTGGTACGACCTGTGAGTGCTCTGTATGCTTTGGCGGCAGACATACGAAACCGCATGATTGCAGGAATTGGACTCGCATTATTTATGGCCATGATCGGTGCCTGGATTGCCTCCAATCAGGTTACAAAACCGTTGCGAACGATTGTGAGGACGGCCCGGCGAATCGTTGAGGGTGATTACGGTACCCCAATCAAAATCTCCTCCAGAGCCGCAGAATTCCAGGATCTGGGATATAGCCTCGAGTATATGTCAAGGATCTATACGAAGAAGATCAATGAATTGGAAGACGTTACAAAGCTGCAGCGTGAGTTTATCAGCAATATGTCTCATGAAGTCCGCAACCCCATCTTTGCAATTGGTGGCTTCCTCGAAGCTCTGGGATCTCCAAAACTCTCGGAAAAACATCGTCAGAGATATTCTGCGAAAGGGTTGCAAAATTTAAAGCGCCTCAATCATCTGTTCGGCTCCCTCATAGACATTGCGAGACTTGAGAATCGTGATCAGCCGCTGAACATATCGAGATGCAACTTGGCCACATTCACACTTGATGCAAAAGAGATACTGGGCTATCAGGCTCAGAAAAAGGATTTGCGGCTGGAACTTGATGAGCAACATACCTGGGTCCAGGCGGATGAAGATCAGATTCGACAGGTATTTCTGAATTTGATTCACAATGCGATCCGATACAGCACTTCTGGAACGGTTCGCTGCCGCTTTCGCAAACGTCTTGATAAGGTACGCGTGGAAGTAATTGATGATGGCCAGGGAATACCAGAGAATCACTTGAATTTGATCTTTGAGCGCTTTCATCGGGTTGACCACTCGCGTGCCCGACGAGATGGCGGAGTTGGACTGGGACTAGCCATCGTGAAACAAATTCTGCAGAAACATGGGGAGTCAATCCATGTGGAGAGCATAGTTGGGCGAGGATCACGCTTCTGGTTTGAGTTGCCTCTGTCACCTGAGGAGCCCGAACCCTGA
- a CDS encoding tungsten formylmethanofuran dehydrogenase has protein sequence MADPPSDHTVSGIGSAELDARTETNGHSSVIQQDTPLTDIDESCYGEGFDVELVQPSDFDKETLLHVLRTMYTARLLDGKMLTLLKQGKGFFHIGCSGHEATQAAIGLLSKPGHDWFCPYYRDLALALTLGQTIEETFLDHLAKADSVNSGGRQMPAHYGARDKNIFSVCSSVGSQYLPALGLAMASMKRGTDAFTLCSAGDGATSQGAFHEALNWAARNQAPVLFLIQDNKYAISVPVTEQTAGGTPFKLAGGYEGLARYRVDGTDFFKIYSVAKAAIAHLRAGKGPVCLVADVVRLLPHSSSDNHLKYRTEEELIEDQTTDPITRLEHALIESDILTTAQAEALQEEIKTEIDEVARSAEQRIDPDPENAITHVFFEGGLNLTYGIDEPVGEPVVMVDAINHALHEEMARDESILVYGEDVAGKKGGVFTATRGLTEEFGAERCFNSPLAEASIIGTAVGLSSAGFKPVVEIQFADYIWPAMQHLRNQVATLRYRSNNAWSCPMVIRVPCGGYIHGGLCHSQNIESIFGHMPGIRVVMPSSAADAKGLLKTAIRSKDPVLFLEHKALYRAASARGPEPGEDYLIPFGKARTVREGTDLTIITYGFLVHKCLAVARQLSRENQLSVEVIDLRTLMPLDSEAVLASVQKTHRLLIVHEDHEFLGYGAEVSAQISDAGFSHLDAPVRRIGAKFSYIPYADPLERDVLPQSEDILSAARSLATW, from the coding sequence ATGGCTGACCCTCCATCTGATCATACTGTTTCTGGTATCGGCTCGGCCGAGTTGGACGCGCGTACGGAAACCAACGGCCATTCTTCCGTCATTCAGCAGGACACCCCACTCACCGATATTGATGAGAGCTGTTATGGAGAAGGCTTTGATGTGGAGTTGGTCCAGCCTTCTGACTTCGACAAAGAAACCCTCCTACATGTACTGCGCACCATGTATACGGCGCGGCTACTTGATGGAAAGATGCTTACCCTGCTCAAACAGGGGAAAGGCTTCTTCCATATAGGCTGCAGCGGCCACGAAGCCACACAGGCCGCTATTGGACTCCTCAGTAAGCCCGGCCATGACTGGTTCTGCCCTTACTATCGTGATCTTGCACTTGCACTCACCCTTGGACAGACCATTGAAGAAACCTTTCTCGATCACTTGGCCAAAGCAGATAGCGTGAACTCAGGAGGGCGTCAAATGCCTGCGCATTATGGTGCGCGGGACAAGAATATTTTCAGTGTTTGTTCTTCTGTTGGTTCTCAGTACCTACCGGCGCTGGGACTTGCAATGGCTTCGATGAAGCGGGGCACGGATGCATTCACGTTATGTTCTGCCGGAGATGGCGCAACCTCTCAAGGAGCTTTCCACGAAGCTCTGAACTGGGCAGCCCGTAATCAAGCTCCCGTTCTATTTTTAATACAGGACAACAAGTACGCGATTAGTGTTCCGGTCACTGAACAGACCGCAGGAGGAACCCCCTTTAAACTTGCGGGAGGGTACGAGGGCTTGGCGAGATACCGCGTGGATGGAACGGACTTCTTCAAGATCTACTCTGTTGCCAAAGCAGCAATCGCTCATTTGCGGGCAGGAAAGGGACCTGTCTGTTTAGTCGCTGATGTCGTCCGGCTTTTGCCTCACTCTTCTTCAGATAATCATCTCAAGTATCGTACCGAAGAGGAATTGATTGAAGACCAGACGACTGATCCGATTACCCGACTCGAACATGCCCTGATCGAATCGGACATTTTGACTACCGCGCAGGCAGAAGCTCTTCAGGAAGAGATCAAAACCGAGATCGACGAGGTGGCCCGCTCTGCAGAACAACGAATAGATCCAGATCCTGAAAACGCGATCACCCATGTTTTCTTTGAGGGAGGTCTGAACCTTACCTACGGCATTGATGAGCCGGTGGGCGAGCCTGTAGTCATGGTAGATGCCATCAACCATGCCCTCCATGAAGAGATGGCACGTGATGAATCCATTCTTGTCTACGGAGAAGATGTTGCAGGAAAGAAAGGTGGTGTATTCACAGCCACTCGGGGATTGACGGAAGAGTTCGGTGCCGAACGCTGCTTCAACTCCCCTTTAGCCGAAGCATCGATCATTGGAACTGCGGTTGGCCTCAGCTCTGCCGGTTTTAAGCCCGTTGTTGAGATCCAGTTCGCGGACTATATCTGGCCAGCAATGCAACATCTACGCAATCAAGTAGCTACATTGCGTTACCGATCCAATAATGCATGGTCCTGCCCCATGGTTATCCGAGTACCGTGTGGTGGCTACATCCACGGAGGTCTTTGTCACTCTCAGAATATTGAGAGCATCTTCGGCCACATGCCAGGAATCCGCGTCGTGATGCCTTCTTCGGCTGCAGATGCGAAAGGGCTACTGAAGACGGCAATCCGTAGTAAGGACCCCGTTTTATTTCTTGAGCACAAAGCCCTCTACCGGGCAGCGAGTGCCAGAGGTCCTGAACCGGGTGAAGACTATCTGATCCCATTCGGAAAGGCACGTACCGTCCGTGAGGGGACGGATCTGACGATCATCACCTATGGATTCCTTGTCCACAAGTGTCTCGCGGTTGCCAGACAACTCTCTAGAGAAAACCAGTTGTCCGTTGAGGTAATTGATCTGCGTACTTTGATGCCACTGGATTCTGAAGCGGTACTCGCTTCCGTCCAGAAGACGCATCGCCTGCTGATCGTGCACGAAGACCATGAATTTCTTGGCTATGGCGCAGAGGTTTCCGCTCAGATATCAGACGCAGGATTTTCCCACCTGGATGCACCAGTACGACGCATAGGAGCAAAATTCTCCTACATCCCTTATGCCGACCCACTGGAACGCGATGTTCTCCCCCAAAGCGAGGACATCCTCTCTGCAGCCCGTTCGCTGGCTACCTGGTAG